The Pieris napi chromosome 14, ilPieNapi1.2, whole genome shotgun sequence genomic interval AATTTTCATTCAAatcattcatttcatttcaaagTACTTCGAATAGACAATATGACATTAAATTAAggctttaattaattaaattgaatatttaaaattaagtacaTTTTAGTACTGTGTATGTACCATgagtttgaaatataaaaatattttgataaaactttgTTACTGTACAAGGtttaagatttataaatttacctgCTGGAGTTTCAATATCACAAACAACATCTGCCTCTGTTATCTGCAAGTCTAGTAGTTCTTTGACAGATACCAATGCTTCAGCTGGTGCCTCCCCAGGGAACAGATAATCGCAGAAGTAAGAAGTCCCAACCGGTACCAATACACGACGGGGTGGCTCGTTGAAGCATATTTTTTCTGGGGATTTagaaatgtattatgtatttctaaatgatctaaaaatataatgcacCATACGatcatgtaataaaataatccagtggtgctACCCCTACATGTGTATTGACCTCAAATAGCATCCAgtttaaatgataatttgtttGGGCGTAATACATGCTAGTTACTGTACAATATTAACCTTCAACGTACAAGCAAGTATGAAAAGTATTTATAGAAAGAAATATCCATTGCAAAGCCagaatttgaattatattcttagggagcgttcgagtattacgtaacgaatttggggagGGGGCgttaaaacgttacgatgcggggcggggattgagttacgcgttattgttaatattattttcgactttccagtgcTTGCCAggacttttaggtataaagaggcacaaggtggtcacgaaacgttttactatacttgggtacagtactgtacttgggtacggAAAAATGTTACGGCgtgttacatggggggggggctcaataatctccaactgcatgacgtaatacttgaacgctcccttagttGATAATTGCAAATATCTAGGCAAACACCGATCAATCTTGTACAAGAAAATGTACAAGAGTAAACATTAATTTCTTTGTAAAGCTAAGGCCAATGTAAAGTATTTATCTTGATTgctaattttttaacatactATATGCCTGAtccaattatttaatgttgtaGCAAAGTCTAAAAGTTGAATTTTACCTTCTGGCAGTAAATTGTCATCAATCAATGCATCACAGTGCATAGTGAATCGGGAAGCTAGTGACCTTATTATATCTTGTTTAACAGCCTCCGTAGCTTCTTTTATTGTAGCTTTAGGATACATAAATATACTGGATGCAACAACACCACTAAAGTGTATATGGCCATCACACTCTGAATATTGCACTGTTTCGGGAAAGGTATTTTCCTGAAAAATTTTGTTATCTAAaagcttaatatataaaacgtcTAAAAGTGGTATCATTCACATGGAATAAAACTTTTTCTATTAAAcaaggtaaaataaataaactagaaccaatgatatattataatttaataaaaacattggaATTAAGATTTCAAATAGCATTAAttggcaaataaaataaccatTTTATGTGGCCATCAAGATATCATCTGTTATACAGTCAAACCTGGATAAGCGAGAGTTCAAGGGAGCACAATCTCTTTCTCGCTTATAGAGGTTTCTCACTAACCCGAGTTTCTCGCTAATGCACCAATAACAAGTCACAGCAAGTACGAATGtggtaaatatatgtaatatgataaaattatgtgcATAATTGcacaacatatatattttattttatttagaacttatttacactttaaaaaaattcgtcATTTTCGTTTTGGTttctgtttttgtattttgaatgttttactttaactcataaattttgtcgaatatatgtatgtatttttattgtagctATATTTCCtcctaaataatataaattaagctTAACTGTCACTTATAGAGGTATAGATAAGTAGCAATCCCACTTACGGAGGTCCACGAGGGAAAAACTACTCACTCTCACAGAGGTTTCTGTTTCTCGCTAATAGAGGTTTTGGGAGCTTAAAATGACGGGTCCCGGCTATTACTCTCACTTATCCAGTTCTCGCCTACCCAGGTTTGACTGTAgatgtttttgtgtaatttaaatCACTGCGCAATGTGTATAAGCAGCTGAGGTGGCTTAATTTTGTTGGgttattaaacaattacgGCCAACTTAAAACACCAGTGTAACACAAGCATACTTACATAAGGCACAAACAAAGACACTTGTATAGATTTAGGATTATCTGTGgctcttttaataataatcttccTCTTCTTAAAAACTTGTTCTAAAGGTTCTGATGCGTCTTTCAACTCTCCATCAATGAACATAACACacaattcaattgttttgtgGGCAGACTCCAGTATTTGCTTAAAAAAACCGTTAAATCATACAGGTCACAAAAATATACACCTTTGTTGGAACACAtgatgttttaaatatgtatatggttttaattaatataattttttactgaaatataatttgaattattgaataaataatattaaataatatataaaacattctaACTGAACATATGACATTCATACTGACAATTTGTGGCCACCAAGACAAAACAatgaaagtttaaaaattcacaaccATTGTGCTTTACAAAGAGGATGGcttctttagtttttacctGAAACTGATGTTTAACAGATATTCCACTGTTCTTCACTAAAACAGGGTAAACCTCATCAAATTCATAATAGCAGTCAAGTCTTTGCCACTGCTGTGGTTTTGGTAGGAACTTCCATTCAACAGGCTTTATGGACATTTTACTTCCCACATCAACTTCAATGCTCTTGCAAGTTAATACTTTTGTACTTGTGGACATATGTAGAATCAACTTTTCATTGGAATTAGGGATGTTACCATACATATATTGATTACTATTGAGAGCTTTATGTGTATAATTCAACACAGACTTCACTTTGCTGAAGTAATTAGGGTCTTCGAAAATATCTTCATCACTGGTGATGAAAATTCCTGtaattcaaaataacattGTCCATATTCCACTTGTAATTGAGTTTACAATAGTCATTAACATATACAGTGGAATCTCCTTAACTGAAATGTCAAgggaaatgtaaaaaaaatagagtTAATTAAGTTTTCAACTTAACAAAAACTTTGAGATACATATGATTTAACTGCTGAAATATCGACTCACAGAGGGGCGATTtctaaatgtatttttcaatttttagaGTCGATTTGAATAACTTTTCAACTTAAGTTTtgtagtttatatttatatattaaaataaactatcatattgtatatttaggGAATTGCAAGTAAGacgtcattatattttactaacaaTGGCTTATGGTGTCCTTTTTGAAATTGAGTTATAGAGTATATGTTTTATCAATATGTTGTAGGGAAATAACATTTAGTTCAAGTTACAAAGTCTAATTTGCGATAACATGTATTTAGGGGTTCAGCCAAAGCAgacatttttttcaacttaCCAAGGTTCAAGTTATAGAGATTCTACTAAATAAAAACCGACTTAGATAGCTACAATTTCTGAATAAAATTAAGGGCAGGTAGAGTTTAGTTTATGATGAAATTCTACATATTGTTTTTGGTTCTTGAGATCAAATACCAGTGTTAAAACACAAGATTGTTATATtgattgttataaaataacaaacataaTGCATAAACCATGTGGTACATTGTTAATCCTGCTATTGTATATTTGCTTGAATTACTTACATTTTCAGCTCTTTGTTCCCTAAGAAgcgtacaataaaaataacataaaaaagaaGTCTCCCAGATACAAACCCAGTACAAAAACTCCGCCAGGTAACATTCGGGTAACATGTTTTGCATGATCAGCAACCCATGTCTCTGAGATATCTAACAAGGTACGCAACGGTTCCGGCTTTTCTGAAGCGTAGCTTGCTTCGGAGGATGCATCATTTTTTTCATCCGGCGTACGAGCCAAATGTATTACATTTTCTCGTGACTCCGTCACctaagaaaattgtatgaataataattaatattatatttaaaaagctcTTTAgcaattaaagttataaatatacttacttGGCCCAGAATTAAGCCAATTACATAAACTTCTTTAGTAGCATACTGTTCTAAATATTGAAGGCAATATTCAGGAGAATACACAGTCCTGaccatatttatattttaaaactatatggAGACAaggttttaattcttttgaatACTTTTACGTATTCAAAAgttacaaattaaactaagatAAATGCaacttattttgtaaattacgAATACTTGTCACCACAGACTAAAAGGTATATGGAGCACAGATTTGTAGTGTACAGTAGACAGCTATTACCACAGGTGTCTAATTTTCTTTATCAAAGAACGAGTCGAGCGAAATGATAACGAATAATCTATTATTTGACTATTAGCAAAATATCGTAAAATTAGATGACAGAAATTTTGAGAGCTccaaatttcaataaaatatttcttcgataTTAGTGTTAAAAGTAGTGATTGATATCTATACCATGATGGCACACCTCTGTTCATTCATTACTAATGCGTGTTTCTACcgttttcaataaaatgtCACTTTTACAAACGAATTAACTTGATCAACTTTGATGCaaggaataaaatattgtttcaacgtataattcaaagtttttttataacatgagCGTTACGGTTTAgacatttatacaattttttttcaatacaaatattaggtattaattaatagataCCTTAATtcgcaattattattatgtctaCCATTGCTTTTGAAAAAAGAATGGGCTTCTGAGATTCGTTTCTTTTGTCTAAGGTACGTCTGACgtaatacttatatattttgttaacaaatttaaagagTGAGGTAACTTTACCGTGCTAGTAAACCTTTAGGATATTTCGCAaaagaacaattaaatttaaataaaagcctcaaataaaaaaacactttatttatgacagcTCAGCTGGGTTGTAATCTGTTGCGATCCAACTAGTAGTCGTGATAAgcaataattatacattacaaACGACTAGTAagacaaaaattaataaggtCAGTAATCGAAAACTGAAGGTTGGCCTTTTACATTAACTTAATTACATATTGAGAAATTGCCTGACAGACAATTGAAATGTACGTGTCTATGGCTAAGATTAATAGACAAGTTTAAGTACTGAATAAATATCCCACCCATCAAAATCTATACGATTACGGACTATTAAGTCAGATGGGAAATTAAGTTCGCACTCTGTCTTTTAGAGCTTGTCCAGAAAGGGCAAATTCGCCGCGATTTTCACGGGCGTATTACGCGTCCATAAGGTGCGTACCAACGCGCGAGAATTTGGGGAGGAATTAAGAAGGAGTTTTATTCAGTACGAAAGAAGCTCTAGAGTTCGCGCGTTAACTGGACGCAACAAGGCGTCCCTAGTATCTCGACTCGCGCGCAATACGCGCGTATCAAGCGCGAGTCGAGAGTCTGGCGAAGTGCACGCGATGTATTGGCTGATGGCTCCCAGTACTTAGCCAACGCGCGTATGAATTCGCCCTTTCTGGACAAGCTCTTAGGTTCGTAAACCAAAACGTCAAGACACAATATTTTCCCGAGCACTGTCAAAAATGTGAAACATCATAGACTATATATAGACAAAGTTTGCCAGATTGAGAACTTGAGATTAGAATTTGTGCTTAGTTAACGTTTTAGAATACAGGTTCTAATGGTTACTTAAGTTCCATTCAAATGTAAcggttaatattttaattcaagattaattaaatttacactttgtgAAATCCATTTCGGGGTGTTGTTCCATGAACCTGTAAAAAAAGTAACGGTTATAAAATTTCTAGTCTGTTAAACTATAGGTATACAacattaacttaaaaattaaactctattttaaatactaataaaataataataatccagtggcgtCAACCCTAAATGATCTTCTGATTTCGTTTCtacgataatttttatttcatagataaGGTAATTAGACTTCTGTCGGACACAATATGTCGTTGATTTTTTGATTGCCGGTTTCCTtgcgatgttttctttcaccgagTGTTAGATGCGCACAGACAAAAAGtgcattggtgcatagccaatgatagaacctacgacctcagagaaagtcacatgctgaagccactagactaACACTGCTTTTGAATACTATTATAACATTGTTGTTGTAGTggtgtaattattgtttatatagaaatttcgtaattgtatttgtaatattgtctACGCatcattatttcgtaattccaCTTGCACGTGGATCAATGAGTCGCCCTATAACCGCCATGTAAGTCAGAGGACAATAAAGCTAGTGAATTCTATTTCGGTTTTCATTTAGTGTACCTCAAACACTAAACTGGTGACCCCGACGTGATTCGCGGGCGGCCCGACGTGATTCAATGGGAACTAAAAGGAAAATCTAAATAGGGCGGGGCGACtcacaaaaatatgtaaaaatttgtCGTGCAAGTATACGAAGAAAGCGCACAACAACGGCGAAATCGCAGCGGCACTCCGCAGTGAGGAACAAGATCAAGGACGTCCCAGGAGTCGCGGCCACCACAGCTACAGGAGCAGGTCCGCGTCGCGCAAAAGAAGGACTCCAGGGGATCCAGAGTGGCTCTGCAGGTTTCATTTCCGGTGGAGGAAGAACGCGAGGAGGTGCGAGGAACCTTGTGCCTGGCGTAAAGACAGACAGCGGCGCGGGAAACTAGAACCAGTATATCCGCAGGCGGTGGACGGATGTACTGAGGGACAGGTATCTAGTAATCACCGTTTGTTAGTTAGGGATAGTTTATCTAAGTTTACTTTCCTGATAGACACAGGAGCTAATATTTCTGTAATCCCGAAATGGTGTGTTAAACAGCGCACACTAATTCATtgcgattttaaattatacgcGGCTAATGATAGCGAGATAAAAACATACGGCATatgttatttaacaataacttTTGGTCTTAGGAGAGATTTAAAATGGCAGTTCATAGTGTGCGATGTTAAGCAACCAATAATCGGGGcagattttttaagaaattttagattatcagttgatttatataataatagattagTTGACCTTGTTACTAATTTGTACGTTTGTGGAACAAAGAGTGTAAGCTCGATAGGAGCGGTGAAGTCTATTAGTAGTAGCCAGCCGTACGCGGAATTACTTGAGCAATTCAAGGAAATCACGCGTCCACCTATTTTTAAGGAAGTGCCAGAGCATTCTGTCTGTCATCATATTGAGACAACAGGTCCGCCAGTGTATACGCGTGCAAGGAAGCTGCCACCTCACAGGTatgatttagttaaaaaagaaTTCCAGCTGATGCAGGAGTTAGGGATATGCAGACCATCGAGTAGTCCGTGGGCCAGTCCACTACATGTAGTGCCTAAAAAGAACGGTGAAATTCGACCTTGTGGGGACTATAGAATGCTTAATGCAATTACAAAACCGGACCGTTACCCGATACCTAGAGTTCAGGACTTTACCTATGGTTTACacaacaaaaaagttttttcaaaaattgatATTTGTCGAGCGTatcatgttataaaaattaggCCGGAAGATATTGAAAAGACCGCGATTATTACCCCATTCGGACTTTTTAAGTTCCCAAGGATGACGTTTGGACTGCGTAATGCGGCCCAAACATTTCAAAGGTTTATAAATAGTACGATATTAGCAGGCATAGAACATTTGAATAGTTTAAATGATAAGAATATAACCGGAGAATCATATGTATTCGGGTACCTTGATGACGTCATAATTGGATCAGATAACGAGCTAATACACCAAAAACATTTGCGACTGTTGTTCGAGCGTTTCAGTAAATACAGTATGTCAATTAACTTAGGAAAATGCGTTTTTGGTCaaacaaaaatagattttttaggATACGAGGTCTCAGAAAAAGGTATTAGTCCGTTACACGACAAAGTTCAGGCTATCGAAATGTACCCGAAGCCAGAAACTATTGTGGACCTTCGCAGGTTTCTCGGCATGTTAAACTTCTATAGAAATCACATACCAAACGCCGCGAAAGTACAGGGAACGTTAGATAGGTATTTACATGGAGCAAAAAAGAACGATAAGCGTAAGATACAGTGGACAGACGAGGCTAGTAGGGCATTTGATTTGTGTAAGGAGAATTTAAAAAACGCCGCTACTTTATCGCATCCGATTGCAAACGCAGAATTAGCTTTAATGACCGACGCATCCGATTTCAGTATCGGCTCGGTGTTACAACAAAAGGAAAACAACACTTGGAGACCCCTAGGATACTTTTCAAAAAGGCTTACGGAATCCCAAAAGAAGTACTGCACATATGATAAGGAACTTTTGGCGATTTACTCAGGCATCGTTTATTTTAGAGACTTAATAGAAGGTAGGAATTTTACGGTGTATACAGACCATAAACCGTTAACATTCGCATTTAGTAAGTTAAACTCAAATAAAGAATTACCTAGAAGGGCGCGACAGCTGTTATTTATTAGCGAATTTACAAATAACATCCAACACGTAATAGGTAGTGAGAACGCAGTTGCGGACGCATTGTCGAGGATAGAAGAGATAACATTTCCGAACCCGATACAATACGTAGACATCGCCCATGCGCAGGCCGATGACGCTGAGTTAGCAAATTTATTGAGTACAAGTACCGCTAGTAGCATACAATTGAAACAAATGaacttaaataattctaaTGATTTGATTTATTGCGAAACGTCTACTAAAAATATTCGGCCATACATTCCGAAAGAGTTTAGAAAGtctatatttgattatttccATGGGTTAGCGCATCCAGGGGTAAAGGGTTCGCGAACacttatatgtaaaaaagcATTTTGGCCAAATATGAACAAGGATATAGGGATTTGGGCAAAGACATGTATTCAAtgtcaaaaaagtaaaatagtgCGACACACGGTGTCTAAGTTAGGTACTTTCGAGGAAGGCGACCGTTTTGCACATTTGCATATCGATTTAATAGGACCACTACCCGTGACGGAACATGGCTATCGGTACTGCGTGACGATGATAGATCGGCGTACACGATGGCCTGAGATTTGTCCAGTTACGGATATGACGGCTGAGACTGTTGCAAAAGCAGTTTATGATAACTGGATCTGTAGGTACGGTTGTCCAATTTTCCTGACGTCAGACCAAGGCCGGCAGTTTGAGAGCGAATTATTCAaagatttaatgaaaatattaggCATTCGTAAAACAC includes:
- the LOC125056045 gene encoding protein odr-4 homolog codes for the protein MVRTVYSPEYCLQYLEQYATKEVYVIGLILGQVTESRENVIHLARTPDEKNDASSEASYASEKPEPLRTLLDISETWVADHAKHVTRMLPGGVFVLGIFITSDEDIFEDPNYFSKVKSVLNYTHKALNSNQYMYGNIPNSNEKLILHMSTSTKVLTCKSIEVDVGSKMSIKPVEWKFLPKPQQWQRLDCYYEFDEVYPVLVKNSGISVKHQFQQILESAHKTIELCVMFIDGELKDASEPLEQVFKKRKIIIKRATDNPKSIQVSLFVPYENTFPETVQYSECDGHIHFSGVVASSIFMYPKATIKEATEAVKQDIIRSLASRFTMHCDALIDDNLLPEEKICFNEPPRRVLVPVGTSYFCDYLFPGEAPAEALVSVKELLDLQITEADVVCDIETPADTSEFDALDRDASSEELLATPQEASQFMYITGICFAMFVLIVSIFIHYYDGIVTCLSNFFSKS